The Amaranthus tricolor cultivar Red isolate AtriRed21 chromosome 6, ASM2621246v1, whole genome shotgun sequence genome has a segment encoding these proteins:
- the LOC130814797 gene encoding sodium transporter HKT1-like: MLSFNFLVEKYKLFHTYLCVTVIYLITFLYYISSKIYDFIISHVTHFVIELFYFIFASIFGFLILKRLNPRTNPNYNPKNLDLFFTSVSSITVSSMSTIEMEVFSNTQLIILTILMFIGGEIFTSMVGLHFSASKLKYTPKARSRVNSVASLPLPPESLDLGIIIQSSTTITQDVITSSTTLEKTKSEIDFLIKSKSVKVLGFLVLGYLIIFHVLGTFMVLVYVNIISSVKNVLKKKGFKTFTFSIFTIVSTFASCGFIPTNENMLVFRKNSGLLLILIPHNLLGNTLFPSFLRFSIWVLSKFGKKDEAMFLMRNTKEIGYHHLLPSKHSKLLFVTVLGFILVQFVMFCGMEWSNEGLNGLNIFEKVVGILFQCVNSRHTGESIMDLSSIASAILVLFMAMMYLPPYTSFLPIGDEEEKYPHIIYPCKNNVEKKRKKLLKNLILSQLSYIVIFIIIICIIERQKIKDDPLNFNVFNIAFEVVSAYGNVGFSTGYSCGRQLKADPKCVNKMYGFVGSWSDEGKMVLIIVMFFGRLKKFNLKGAKPWRLL; encoded by the exons ATGTTGAGTTTTAACTTTCTAGTGGAAAAATACAAGCTTTTTCATACGTATTTATGTGTAACTGTTATCTACCTAATTACATTCTTATATTATATATCctcaaaaatttatgatttcatcATTTCCCATGTAACCCATTTTGTAATTGAGCTATTTTACTTCATTTTTGCAtcaatttttggctttttaatcTTGAAAAGACTAAACCCAAGAACAAACCCTAATTATAACCCAAAAAACCTAGATCTTTTCTTCACCTCAGTATCATCTATAACAGTTTCAAGTATGTCAACCATTGAAATGGAAGTATTTTCCAATACCCAACTcataattttaaccattttaatgtTCATAGGAGGTGAAATATTCACATCAATGGTAGGTCTTCATTTTTCAGCCTCCAAACTTAAGTATACACCTAAAGCAAGAAGTAGGGTTAATTCAGTAGCTAGCCTACCACTTCCTCCAGAAAGTTTGGACTTAGGAATCATTAtccaatcatcaacaacaataaccCAAGATGTTATTACATCATCCACTACTCTGGaaaaaacaaaatcagaaatagattttcttataaaatcaaaatctgttaaggttttaggttttttagttttgggctatttaataatatttcatGTGTTAGGAACTTTTATGGTATTAGTATATGTTAATATCATATCAAGTGTTAAAAATGTTCTTAAGAAAAAAGGGTTTAAAACATttactttttcaatttttaccatTGTTTCTACTTTTGCTAGTTGTGGCTTTATCCCTACTAATGAAAACATGCTTGTTTTTCGCAAAAATTCTGgtcttttattgattttaatccCTCATAATCTCTTAGGAAACACATTATTTCCTTCTTTTCTTCGATTTTCGATATGGGTATTAAGCAAATTTGGGAAAAAAGATGAGGCTATGTTTTTGATGAGGAATACAAAGGAGATTGGGTATCATCATTTGCTTCCTAGCAAGCATTCTAAGCTTTTGTTTGTGAcagttttagggtttattttggTGCAATTTGTGATGTTTTGTGGTATGGAATGGAGCAATGAAGGATTAAATGGTCttaatatttttgagaaagTAGTGGGAATATTGTTCCAATGTGTGAATTCAAGGCATACAGGTGAAAGCATTATGGATCTTTCTTCTATTGCATCAGCTATATTGGTCTTGTTTATGGCCATGAT GTATCTTCCACCCTATACATCATTTCTACCAATAggagatgaagaagaaaaatatCCACATATAATATATCCATGTAAAAATAAtgtagaaaagaaaagaaaaaagttactCAAGAATTTAATATTGTCTCAACTAAGCTACATTGTCATCttcatcataatcatatgcattATAGAGAGGCAAAAGATTAAAGATGATCCCCTCAATTTCAACGTTTTCAACATCGCCTTCGAAGTTGTTAG CGCATATGGAAATGTTGGTTTCTCGACGGGGTACAGTTGTGGGAGGCAATTAAAAGCAGATCCAAAATGTGTAAATAAAATGTATGGATTTGTAGGGAGTTGGAGTGACGAAGGGAAGATGGTTCTAATTATAGTCATGTTCTTTGGAAGACTCAAGAAATTTAACCTTAAAGGAGCTAAACCATGGAGACTTCTCTAA
- the LOC130814791 gene encoding nitrate regulatory gene2 protein-like: MGCNTSKLDDAEAVRICKERKKFIKQALEHRTKFALGHIAYLQSLKRVSAALHEYIEGDEPREFLSDSFITPPFTPVTKLKPKFITVSPKCISSSAIQSKENFNVKINYYRPSGTESFSVEERPQSADTYRVQSYSPTHQYGFDGFFEMQSPRTNSPYGSNSYYSQYNVPPLSPPNPSRWDFFWNPFSSLYYYGYPARSSPDQLIIDDDIVSLRQVREEEGIPDLEEETESEEVDESRHVVKEDVTVEDIDEDEEEDDDETETEDENEHEVNGLQERANDNLASAQAPNSGKIEVNRHETMVSEQQKKEEKTPGFTAYVNRRPTSMNEVIKDLESQFMIVCGAASEVSAMLEANQSDCLPASSELTGVKTLNPAALFRSGSSCSSSSRFLVNSSVGSRDEGSESSSHLSDESCMFSGSHHSTLDRLYAWEKRLYEEVRSGERVRLAYEKKSTKLKNQASKGDEPSKLEKTRAALRALHTQIKVSIHLIEAISKRIETLRDEELLPQLLELVQGLSRMWKVMAECHQTQKHTLDEAKLLLASTPSKLNRSNRYHPTLSSTELARSAQVLQAELRNWRSCFSSWIASQRSYVLALSSWLLSCMRREASTSELPFSPRRSPGVHPMFGICIQWTRLLDAVSETKVLDGMDFFAAGMGSIYAQSQTQSQAQVQVQSQAQNIGGAQQFEDSGGNMDMVEIGKVEESMTLEKISEVAVRVLCAGMSVATSSLAEFAGSSAEGYAELVKQWGNVKWPSNANAKGM; the protein is encoded by the exons ATGGGATGTAATACATCCAAGTTAGATGATGCAGAGGCTGTTCGAATCTGTAAAGAGCGAAAAAAGTTCATCAAACAAGCTCTTGAACACAGAACAAAGTTTGCCTTAGGTCATATTGCTTATCTTCAATCTTTAAAACGAGTATCTGCGGCCCTTCATGAATACATCGAAGGTGATGAGCCTCGTGAGTTCTTGTCTGATTCATTTATTACCCCTCCATTTACGCCTGTGACGAAATTGAAGCCAAAGTTCATCACTGTTTCTCCGAAGTGTATCTCATCATCCGCTATCCAATCAAAGGAAAACTTCAATGTGAAGATCAACTACTATAGACCAAGTGGGACTGAATCATTTTCCGTTGAGGAGAGACCTCAATCTGCTGATACTTATCGTGTCCAATCCTATTCGCCAACGCACCAATATGGATTCGATGGTTTCTTCGAAATGCAGTCCCCACGAACCAACTCTCCTTATGGCTCAAATTCATACTATTCCCAGTATAATGTACCTCCGCTTTCACCTCCAAATCCTTCTCGATGGGATTTCTTTTGGAACCCCTTTTCATCATTATATTACTATGGATATCCTGCGAGAAGTAGCCCTGATCAATTGATAATTGATGATGATATAGTGAGTTTAAGGCAGGTTCGAGAAGAAGAAGGGATCCCTGACTTAGAAGAAGAAACTGAAAGTGAAGAAGTCGATGAAAGTAGGCATGTCGTAAAAGAGGATGTAACTGTTGAAGATATAGATGAGGAtgaagaggaagatgatgatgaaacgGAAACtgaagatgaaaatgaacatGAAGTGAACGGTTTACAGGAACGTGCTAATGACAATCTAGCATCGGCACAGGCTCCCAATTCTGGGAAAATTGAAGTGAATCGTCATGAGACGATGGTTAGTGAACAAcaaaagaaggaagaaaaaaCACCTGGATTCACTGCTTATGTAAACAGAAGGCCCACAAGCATGAATGAAGTTATAAAAGATCTCGAATCGCAGTTTATGATTGTGTGTGGTGCTGCAAGTGAAGTTTCTGCTATGTTAGAAGCTAATCAATCTGATTGCCTACCAGCATCAAGTGAATTAACAG GGGTTAAAACACTGAACCCAGCAGCGCTGTTTCGATCAGGTTCATCATGCTCCTCGTCATCAAGATTTTTGGTGAACTCTTCAGTTGGTTCAAGAGATGAAGGATCTGAAAGTAGCAGTCATTTATCAGATGAATCATGCATGTTTTCTGGCAGCCATCATTCTACATTAGACAGATTGTATGCTTGGGAGAAAAGATTGTATGAGGAAGTCAGG TCTGGAGAACGCGTTCGGTTGGCGTATGAGAAGAAGTCTACAAAATTGAAGAATCAAGCATCAAAAGGAGATGAACCATCAAAGCTTGAAAAGACGAGGGCAGCTCTTCGAGCTTTGCATACCCAAATAAAGGTTTCGATACACTTGATTGAAGCTATTTCGAAGAGGATCGAGACTTTAAGGGACGAAGAATTGCTCCCTCAGCTTTTAGAATTGGTTCAAGG GTTATCAAGAATGTGGAAAGTGATGGCCGAGTGTCACCAAACGCAAAAGCATACATTAGACGAAGCAAAGCTTCTATTAGCCAGCACCCCTTCAAAGCTCAACCGATCAAATAGATACCATCCTACACTTTCTTCGACTGAACTTGCTCGCTCAGCCCAAGTTCTACAGGCTGAGCTAAGAAACTGGAGATCTTGTTTTTCTTCTTGGATCGCTTCTCAGCGATCCTACGTACTTGCATTATCTAGCTGGCTCCTAAGTTGTATGAGACGTGAAGCCAGCACGTCAGAACTACCTTTCTCTCCTCGTCGATCTCCTGGGGTCCATCCCATGTTTGGCATTTGCATACAGTGGACTAGACTTCTGGATGCAGTTTCTGAGACCAAGGTCCTTGATGGGATGGATTTTTTCGCTGCAGGAATGGGATCGATCTATGCCCAAAGCCAAACCCAAAGCCAAGCCCAAGTTCAGGTTCAATCCCAAGCCCAAAATATTGGCGGGGCTCAGCAATTTGAGGATTCCGGTGGAAACATGGATATGGTAGAGATCGGGAAGGTTGAAGAATCGatgacacttgagaaaatatcgGAAGTTGCAGTGAGAGTTTTGTGTGCAGGAATGTCGGTTGCTACAAGTTCATTAGCAGAATTCGCTGGTAGTTCAGCCGAGGGATACGCTGAACTGGTAAAGCAGTGGGGAAATGTGAAGTGGCCATCTAATGCCAATGCTAAAGGCATGTAG